From the Xenorhabdus ishibashii genome, one window contains:
- the fabA gene encoding bifunctional 3-hydroxydecanoyl-ACP dehydratase/trans-2-decenoyl-ACP isomerase codes for MFKKQESYTKEELQASGQGKLFGENGPPLPSGNMLMMDRITKMTETGGNYDKGYIEAELDITPELWFFDCHFVNDPVMPGCLGLDAMWQLVGFFLGWIGGEGKGRALGVGEVKFTGQVLPTAKKVTYRINFKRVINRKLIMGLADGEVLVDGKLIYAATDLKVGLFKDTSAF; via the coding sequence ATGTTTAAAAAACAAGAGTCCTACACGAAAGAAGAACTTCAAGCCTCTGGGCAAGGTAAATTGTTTGGTGAGAATGGACCACCGCTGCCTTCTGGCAATATGCTGATGATGGATCGCATCACGAAAATGACAGAAACCGGCGGTAATTACGATAAGGGTTATATCGAGGCTGAACTCGATATCACCCCTGAGTTGTGGTTTTTCGATTGTCATTTTGTCAATGATCCTGTCATGCCTGGCTGCCTTGGCCTTGATGCCATGTGGCAGCTTGTCGGTTTCTTTCTGGGCTGGATCGGGGGAGAAGGTAAAGGCCGCGCGCTCGGTGTTGGGGAAGTTAAATTTACCGGTCAGGTATTGCCAACAGCCAAAAAAGTGACCTATCGCATTAATTTCAAGCGTGTCATTAATCGCAAATTAATTATGGGTCTGGCTGATGGTGAAGTTCTGGTAGATGGCAAACTGATTTATGCTGCGACTGATTTGAAAGTAGGCTTGTTTAAGGATACCAGTGCCTTTTAA
- the rmf gene encoding ribosome modulation factor, with translation MKRQKRDRLARALSRGYYAGILGRPRENCPYYSLDARSYWLGGWRQAQEDRV, from the coding sequence ATGAAAAGACAGAAAAGAGACCGTTTAGCAAGGGCACTTTCCAGAGGCTATTATGCAGGCATTTTGGGACGGCCACGGGAGAATTGTCCTTATTATTCATTGGATGCTCGTTCGTATTGGTTAGGGGGATGGCGCCAGGCGCAGGAAGATCGGGTTTGA
- the pqiC gene encoding membrane integrity-associated transporter subunit PqiC, protein MKKLISKLAFFMSASVLIVGSGLLSGCSSSQPQKTYYQLPVLANLASQEGKLGAKHERQLWIKRFNLSDYLTAPGIVYQTGEVSYINASNHLWASPLQQQLQQALISELSAAFPYRLVSQQELEKEADVLDITITAFHGRYDGQVLIEGYWILSNSDKVIKRPFSLKLKQEKDGYAELVLTLAKGYSQLAKSIASQLPLQS, encoded by the coding sequence ATGAAAAAATTGATTTCAAAATTGGCATTTTTTATGTCTGCCAGCGTACTTATTGTGGGAAGTGGGCTTCTTTCGGGATGCAGTAGTAGTCAGCCACAAAAAACATATTATCAATTACCAGTTTTGGCTAACTTGGCATCACAGGAAGGTAAATTGGGGGCTAAACATGAACGGCAACTGTGGATAAAAAGGTTTAATCTTTCTGACTACCTTACCGCGCCAGGAATTGTGTATCAAACAGGGGAGGTGAGCTATATCAACGCATCGAACCATTTATGGGCTAGCCCCTTGCAGCAACAGTTACAACAAGCATTGATTTCTGAATTGAGCGCAGCATTTCCATATCGTCTGGTTTCTCAGCAGGAATTAGAAAAAGAGGCAGATGTGCTGGATATCACAATAACGGCTTTTCACGGGCGCTATGACGGACAGGTATTGATTGAAGGCTATTGGATATTGTCTAACTCAGACAAGGTGATTAAGCGGCCATTCAGCCTGAAATTAAAACAGGAGAAAGATGGTTACGCTGAATTAGTGCTTACTTTAGCGAAAGGTTACAGCCAGTTAGCCAAATCCATTGCCAGCCAACTCCCTTTGCAAAGTTAA
- the pqiB gene encoding intermembrane transport protein PqiB, giving the protein MTDKEEDLTQARIRKLKSWSPVWIVPIITVLIGAWILFYHFSHQGPEVTLITSNAEGIEAGKTKIKSRSVDVGVVESVSLSENLGQVIIKARLNDGMNRLLRTDTAFWVVKPQIGREGVSGLSTLLSGVFIELQPGTQGEEESRFSLLDTPPLASPDAKGIRLILTSEKAGRLTPGDPVLFRGYRVGSVEAGTFDPTSRVIRYQIFVKSPYDALLTTNVRFWKDSGVTFDMSSQGIRVDVASLSTLFGGGVSFDVPQGWELGKPVKEKEVFKLYDSEKNIQNALYTEHTDFLLFFSDSVRGLQPGAPVEFRGIRVGTVARVPFYSEDIKQRLDNEFRIPVLIHVEPGRFVKELGNGFDTDNELKETITRGLRATLKPGNLLTGALFIDLDFFTNEKLWKGPYEIAGYKILPTVSSGLAQIQQKVTSVLDKINNMPIEAVFVQATQTLKESQKAVKTAQKTMDELNRILASKEAQELPKDIQNTLHELNRSMQGIQPGSPAYSKLMDNMQQLEQVLRELQPVLKTLNNKSNALVFEAEAIKDPEPKKAPN; this is encoded by the coding sequence GTGACGGATAAAGAAGAAGATTTGACTCAGGCCAGAATTCGTAAACTTAAGAGTTGGTCACCTGTATGGATAGTACCCATTATCACCGTGCTGATTGGAGCTTGGATACTGTTTTACCATTTCAGCCATCAGGGACCAGAAGTCACATTGATAACTTCCAATGCTGAAGGTATTGAAGCAGGCAAAACTAAAATTAAAAGCCGCAGTGTTGACGTTGGGGTTGTCGAAAGCGTGTCTTTGAGCGAAAACCTGGGGCAAGTTATCATTAAAGCGCGCCTAAATGATGGAATGAATCGTTTGCTACGTACAGATACTGCTTTCTGGGTTGTCAAACCCCAGATTGGCCGTGAAGGCGTTTCTGGTCTGAGTACATTACTGTCCGGCGTTTTTATTGAATTACAGCCTGGCACTCAAGGCGAAGAAGAAAGCCGCTTTTCATTGCTTGATACCCCACCACTTGCTTCCCCTGATGCAAAAGGTATTCGTCTGATTCTGACCAGTGAAAAAGCAGGACGATTAACACCAGGAGATCCAGTGCTCTTTAGGGGATATCGAGTGGGCTCAGTTGAGGCTGGCACGTTTGATCCAACATCCCGAGTGATTCGTTACCAAATTTTCGTTAAATCACCTTACGACGCTTTACTGACCACCAATGTCAGATTCTGGAAAGACAGCGGTGTCACGTTTGATATGTCATCACAAGGCATACGAGTTGATGTTGCTTCATTATCGACCTTGTTTGGGGGAGGAGTGAGTTTTGATGTACCACAAGGTTGGGAACTGGGTAAACCAGTGAAGGAAAAGGAAGTCTTTAAACTCTACGATAGCGAAAAAAACATCCAAAACGCACTGTATACCGAACATACAGACTTTTTACTATTTTTCTCTGATTCTGTGCGTGGCTTACAGCCGGGTGCGCCTGTCGAATTCCGTGGTATTCGGGTAGGAACGGTGGCAAGAGTTCCTTTTTATAGTGAAGACATTAAGCAGCGTCTCGACAATGAATTCCGTATTCCTGTATTGATTCATGTAGAACCTGGGCGATTTGTGAAAGAGTTAGGTAATGGATTCGATACAGACAACGAATTGAAGGAAACTATTACCAGGGGATTGAGAGCCACTTTAAAACCAGGCAATTTACTCACAGGAGCGTTGTTTATTGATCTGGACTTTTTCACTAATGAAAAACTCTGGAAAGGCCCATATGAAATCGCCGGTTATAAGATCCTGCCTACAGTAAGTAGTGGTTTGGCGCAAATTCAACAGAAAGTCACCTCGGTGCTGGACAAAATTAACAATATGCCGATTGAGGCAGTGTTTGTTCAGGCAACACAAACACTTAAAGAAAGTCAGAAAGCAGTCAAAACAGCGCAGAAAACGATGGATGAATTAAATCGCATTCTTGCGAGTAAAGAAGCACAAGAACTGCCTAAAGATATACAAAATACATTGCATGAGTTGAATCGCAGTATGCAGGGGATCCAGCCAGGTTCACCGGCTTATAGTAAGCTGATGGATAATATGCAACAGCTAGAGCAGGTATTACGTGAATTGCAGCCTGTTTTGAAAACACTCAACAACAAAAGTAATGCATTGGTATTTGAAGCAGAAGCGATAAAAGATCCTGAACCTAAAAAGGCGCCTAACTGA
- the pqiA gene encoding membrane integrity-associated transporter subunit PqiA produces MCSNNHQHDRLALCPQCDMLAVVPDLEQGKKAVCPRCNTLLTAKWREPRNQPTGYALSALIMLFLACLFPFVSMSVAGMVSEITLTQIPEVMFSEDYSSMAVFFLISVQLVPTFCMVAIILLCQNIKMARRLKIELARILFQMKTWCMAEIFLAGVLVSFVKLMAHGEISIGLSFFPYCLFCLFQVRAFQCLDRHWFWNEIAPTPEVCPTLQAGKPGLVQGVRLCQCCTAILPAQQSQCPRCHTKGHARRRNSLQRTMALLITSAILYIPANILPIMVTQSLGQQINSTILEGIILLWGSGSYPVAMVIFIASIMVPLLKMLAIGWLCWDAKSQTGRDSEKMHFVYEMVEFVGRWSMIDVFVIAILSALVRMGQLMSIYPDLGAILFALVVILTMFASIMFDPRLTWDKANSQFERHKNEEL; encoded by the coding sequence TTGTGTTCCAATAATCACCAGCATGATAGGCTGGCTCTTTGTCCCCAGTGTGACATGCTGGCGGTTGTGCCTGATTTGGAACAAGGGAAAAAGGCAGTTTGTCCACGGTGTAATACCTTACTGACAGCAAAATGGAGAGAGCCGCGTAATCAACCAACAGGTTATGCATTAAGCGCATTAATCATGCTTTTTCTCGCTTGCCTGTTTCCTTTTGTTAGCATGAGTGTTGCGGGAATGGTGAGTGAAATAACGTTGACTCAGATCCCCGAAGTGATGTTCAGTGAAGATTATTCCAGCATGGCGGTTTTTTTCCTGATCTCGGTTCAGCTTGTGCCGACATTCTGTATGGTTGCCATCATCCTTTTATGCCAGAACATCAAAATGGCGCGCCGCCTGAAAATAGAGCTGGCGCGCATTTTGTTTCAGATGAAAACATGGTGCATGGCCGAGATCTTTCTGGCCGGAGTGCTGGTGAGCTTTGTCAAACTTATGGCACATGGTGAAATCAGTATCGGCTTGAGTTTCTTCCCTTACTGCCTGTTTTGCCTGTTTCAGGTCAGGGCATTTCAGTGCCTTGACAGACATTGGTTCTGGAATGAAATAGCACCGACTCCTGAAGTTTGCCCTACCTTGCAGGCCGGAAAACCAGGCTTAGTGCAAGGTGTCAGGCTTTGCCAATGCTGTACTGCAATTTTACCTGCTCAGCAATCTCAGTGCCCCCGCTGTCATACAAAGGGGCATGCCCGCCGTCGCAATAGCCTTCAGCGCACAATGGCACTACTGATAACATCAGCCATACTTTATATTCCAGCAAATATTTTGCCTATCATGGTGACTCAATCGCTGGGACAGCAAATTAATTCCACTATTCTGGAAGGTATTATTTTGCTTTGGGGCTCTGGCTCTTATCCTGTTGCAATGGTTATTTTTATTGCCAGTATTATGGTGCCTTTATTGAAAATGCTGGCGATTGGTTGGTTATGCTGGGATGCAAAAAGCCAAACAGGCCGTGATTCTGAAAAGATGCATTTTGTTTATGAAATGGTGGAGTTTGTTGGGCGTTGGTCAATGATTGATGTCTTTGTGATTGCCATTTTGTCCGCGCTGGTTCGCATGGGGCAATTGATGAGTATTTATCCTGATTTGGGTGCTATCCTGTTTGCTCTGGTAGTTATTTTGACGATGTTTGCATCAATAATGTTCGATCCGCGTTTAACTTGGGACAAAGCTAACAGCCAATTTGAGCGACATAAGAATGAGGAGTTGTAA
- the rlmKL gene encoding bifunctional 23S rRNA (guanine(2069)-N(7))-methyltransferase RlmK/23S rRNA (guanine(2445)-N(2))-methyltransferase RlmL, translated as MNSLFASTARGLEELLKNELEILGAQSCKIAQGGVHFQGDDRVMYKSLLWSRLASRIMMPLNEFKVYSDLDLYLGVQSIDWSEIFSVNSTFSVHFSGTNEEIRNTQYGALKVKDAIVDSFMRKIKQRPDVAKQQPDVRIHVFLHKEKATVSLDLSGDSLHIRGYRDLAGQAPLKENLAAAIILRSGWHTGTPMVDPMCGSGTLLIEAAMMAADCAPGLHRKHWGFISWLKFNETIWREVITEAQVRFRKGLQETTSRFFGTDIDRRVMDMARSNARRAGVSQLIQFQQGDASKLENPLPEGAEGTVLSNPPYGERLESEPALIALHSVFGRVIKARFSGWRLSLFSASPELLSCLQLRAEREFKAKNGPLDCIQKNYFIQKNEQLADISQPLDIGIAEDYANRLRKNEKKISKWAKQQGIDCYRLYDADLPEYNVAVDRYADKIVVQEYSPPKSVDANKARQRLFDVISATMNVLGLSSNQLILKTRQRQKGKSQYEKMAEKKEYFLVNEYGAKFWVNLTDYLDTGLFLDHRIARKKLGEMSRDKDFLNLFAYTGSATVHAGLGGARSTTTVDMSRTYLEWAEKNLQANGLTGRQHRLIQADCLGWLAQSREQFDVIFIDPPTFSNSKRMENTFDVQRDHIELMKQLKRLLRPAGVLMFSNNKRGFKMDFAELNKLGLVATEITEKTLSQDFARNRQIHNCWLLRHAGEEK; from the coding sequence ATGAACTCTCTCTTTGCCAGCACGGCACGTGGACTGGAAGAACTATTAAAAAATGAACTGGAAATCCTGGGAGCGCAATCCTGTAAGATTGCTCAGGGTGGGGTTCATTTTCAGGGCGATGATCGGGTGATGTATAAGAGCCTGCTGTGGAGCAGACTGGCATCCCGTATCATGATGCCGCTTAACGAATTTAAAGTTTACAGTGACTTGGATTTGTATCTTGGTGTCCAGTCCATTGACTGGAGTGAGATCTTCTCCGTTAATAGTACATTCTCCGTGCATTTTAGCGGCACAAATGAGGAGATCAGAAATACACAATATGGCGCACTGAAAGTAAAAGATGCCATTGTCGACAGTTTCATGCGCAAAATAAAGCAACGTCCTGATGTTGCTAAACAACAACCTGATGTCCGTATCCATGTCTTCCTGCATAAAGAGAAAGCAACCGTATCACTCGATTTGAGTGGGGATAGCTTGCATATTCGTGGCTACCGTGACTTAGCGGGACAAGCACCACTGAAAGAGAACCTTGCGGCTGCGATTATTTTGCGTTCTGGTTGGCATACCGGAACGCCAATGGTTGATCCTATGTGTGGTTCAGGGACGTTGCTAATAGAAGCGGCCATGATGGCAGCCGATTGTGCGCCTGGTTTACATCGTAAGCATTGGGGATTCATCTCATGGTTGAAATTCAACGAAACAATCTGGCGTGAAGTTATTACAGAAGCGCAGGTTCGTTTTCGTAAAGGATTACAGGAAACAACTTCCCGCTTTTTTGGAACGGATATTGATCGCCGTGTAATGGATATGGCACGTTCAAATGCCCGCAGGGCGGGAGTATCCCAGTTGATCCAGTTCCAGCAGGGAGATGCAAGTAAACTGGAAAATCCCCTGCCGGAAGGGGCAGAGGGAACGGTATTAAGCAATCCGCCTTATGGAGAACGTCTCGAAAGTGAACCTGCGTTGATTGCGTTGCACAGTGTATTTGGCCGCGTAATCAAAGCTCGTTTTTCTGGCTGGCGTTTATCACTGTTCAGTGCTTCACCAGAGTTGTTGAGTTGTTTGCAATTACGTGCAGAGCGTGAGTTTAAGGCCAAAAATGGCCCTCTGGATTGTATCCAAAAGAATTATTTCATCCAGAAAAATGAACAGCTAGCAGATATATCTCAGCCATTGGATATAGGCATCGCTGAGGATTATGCTAACCGTCTGCGTAAAAATGAGAAAAAAATTAGCAAGTGGGCCAAACAGCAAGGTATTGATTGTTATCGTTTATATGATGCAGATTTACCTGAATATAATGTTGCTGTTGATCGCTACGCCGATAAAATCGTTGTGCAAGAGTATTCCCCACCGAAATCTGTGGATGCCAATAAAGCTCGTCAACGCCTATTTGATGTGATCAGTGCAACAATGAATGTACTTGGCCTATCATCCAATCAACTGATCTTGAAAACTCGTCAACGTCAGAAAGGCAAAAGCCAGTATGAAAAGATGGCCGAAAAGAAAGAATACTTTTTGGTAAACGAATATGGCGCGAAATTCTGGGTTAACCTGACCGATTATTTGGATACGGGGCTATTTCTTGATCACCGTATTGCCCGCAAAAAGTTGGGCGAAATGAGCAGAGACAAGGATTTCCTTAACTTATTTGCTTATACCGGCTCGGCAACAGTTCACGCAGGATTGGGCGGTGCGCGTTCGACAACCACGGTTGATATGTCTCGTACTTACCTTGAATGGGCTGAGAAAAATTTACAGGCGAATGGCTTAACCGGACGTCAGCACCGTTTGATTCAGGCTGATTGCTTAGGATGGTTAGCTCAGTCCCGTGAACAATTCGATGTCATCTTTATTGATCCACCAACATTCTCTAATTCCAAGCGAATGGAAAACACTTTTGACGTTCAGCGTGATCACATCGAATTAATGAAACAACTAAAACGTCTGTTACGTCCGGCTGGAGTCTTAATGTTCTCCAATAATAAACGGGGTTTTAAAATGGATTTTGCTGAATTGAATAAATTAGGGCTGGTTGCGACCGAAATAACAGAAAAAACATTATCGCAGGATTTTGCCCGTAACCGCCAGATCCATAACTGCTGGCTGCTGCGTCACGCTGGTGAGGAAAAATAA
- a CDS encoding cell division protein ZapC: MKIKPDDQWRWYFDPEHSRVMLDLANGMVFRSRFPAKMLTDYAVTMKEMSFSVDDAALFYTFEEHSRSINMAPALRAELALNGVVALRFMKPQMPKSWYFSHVSLVEKPEHGEIIQLKLQDSGTEALFMVAEVGDNASLCLLVQKKLELHDRVMSFCDPIKVMNDRIIPYIEPTQSSIYDRAI, encoded by the coding sequence ATGAAAATTAAACCTGATGATCAGTGGCGCTGGTATTTTGATCCTGAGCACAGTCGTGTCATGCTCGATCTCGCTAATGGCATGGTTTTTCGTTCTCGCTTTCCTGCCAAAATGTTGACTGATTACGCTGTTACAATGAAAGAAATGTCATTCTCAGTTGATGATGCCGCGCTTTTTTACACCTTCGAAGAACATTCGCGTAGTATCAATATGGCCCCTGCGCTTAGAGCTGAATTAGCTTTAAATGGCGTGGTTGCGTTACGTTTTATGAAACCACAAATGCCCAAGAGCTGGTATTTCTCTCATGTTTCTTTAGTAGAAAAACCAGAACACGGTGAAATTATTCAGCTTAAATTACAGGATAGTGGCACTGAAGCGCTGTTTATGGTCGCAGAAGTCGGTGATAATGCCAGTTTGTGTCTATTGGTACAGAAAAAGCTAGAGTTGCACGATCGTGTAATGAGTTTTTGTGATCCCATTAAGGTCATGAATGATCGCATCATACCTTATATTGAGCCAACTCAATCATCGATATATGATAGAGCGATTTAG
- the pyrD gene encoding quinone-dependent dihydroorotate dehydrogenase has protein sequence MYYSLVRKALFQLDPEQAHELTFRQLKRVIGTPFEFLVRQSVATKPVTCMGLSFKNPLGLAAGLDKNGDCIDALGAMGFGFVEIGTVTPRPQAGNDKPRLFRVVEAEGIINRMGFNNLGVDNLVENVKRAKYNGIIGINIGKNKDTPVENGKDDYLICMDKVYPHAGYITINISSPNTPGLRTLQYGDALDDLLSAIKNKQNELQQKFQKYVPVAVKISPDLSEEELIKIADSLMRHHIDGVIATNTTLDRKIIEGLNHCQQAGGLSGRPVQLRSTEIIRRLSQELKGEIPIIGVGGIDSLVAAREKIEAGASLIQIYSGFIYKGPKLIKDIVNHI, from the coding sequence ATGTATTACTCTCTAGTACGGAAGGCGTTGTTCCAGCTTGATCCTGAACAGGCACATGAACTGACTTTCCGCCAGCTTAAACGCGTCATTGGTACTCCTTTCGAATTTCTCGTCCGCCAATCAGTTGCTACTAAACCTGTTACTTGCATGGGGTTGTCTTTTAAAAATCCACTTGGTCTAGCCGCTGGTCTCGATAAGAATGGTGATTGCATTGATGCGCTTGGAGCGATGGGCTTTGGGTTTGTTGAAATTGGCACAGTGACACCGCGCCCGCAAGCTGGAAATGATAAACCAAGATTATTCCGTGTGGTTGAAGCAGAAGGGATCATCAACCGGATGGGGTTTAATAACCTTGGAGTGGATAATCTGGTTGAAAATGTTAAGCGTGCAAAATATAACGGGATTATCGGGATCAATATTGGCAAAAATAAAGATACTCCGGTTGAAAATGGAAAAGATGATTATTTAATTTGCATGGATAAAGTTTATCCTCATGCAGGTTATATCACTATCAATATTTCTTCTCCTAATACGCCTGGCTTGAGAACATTACAGTACGGTGATGCACTGGATGATCTCTTGTCTGCAATTAAAAATAAGCAAAATGAACTTCAGCAAAAGTTCCAAAAGTATGTTCCTGTTGCTGTTAAAATCTCCCCCGATCTTTCAGAAGAAGAATTAATAAAAATTGCTGATAGTTTAATGCGTCATCATATTGATGGCGTTATTGCAACAAATACCACACTGGATAGAAAGATTATTGAAGGTTTGAATCATTGTCAGCAGGCAGGGGGATTGAGTGGACGCCCTGTGCAGTTGCGCAGCACAGAGATTATCCGTCGCCTTTCGCAAGAATTAAAAGGTGAAATACCGATTATTGGTGTAGGGGGAATTGATTCACTTGTTGCAGCCAGAGAAAAAATAGAAGCAGGTGCTTCATTAATTCAGATATATTCCGGTTTTATCTATAAAGGACCGAAACTCATCAAAGATATTGTTAATCATATCTGA
- the pepN gene encoding aminopeptidase N — protein MTQQRLVKHRLDYQAPDYTITNIDLDFELDAEKTTVTAISQVKRQVNDITPLILDGENLTLKGIYIDDKAWEHYQEQDGKLLIEQLPAQFTLKIVNEIHPTANTALEGLYMSGDALCTQCEAEGFRHITYYLDRPDVLACFTTRITADKSKYPFLLSNGNRIEQGELEDGRHWVKWQDPFPKPAYLFALVAGDFDVLRDTFVTRSGREVALELFVDRGNLDRADWAMTSLKNSMKWDETRFGLEYDLDIYMIVAVDFFNMGAMENKGLNIFNSKYVLAKTETATDEDYLAIEAVIGHEYFHNWTGNRITCRDWFQLSLKEGLTVFRDQEFSSDLGSRSVNRIKNVRVMRSAQFAEDAGPMAHPIRPDQVMEMNNFYTLTVYEKGAEVIRMIHTLLGEEQFQAGMQLYIHRHDGSAATCDDFVQAMEDASNVDLTLFRRWYSQSGTPVLTVRDEYDAEKQQYILHVSQMTSSTADQKEKQPLHIPLDIELYDAQGRVIPLRRHGQPVHHVLNVINAEQSFVFDEVPSQPVPSLLREFSAPVKLDYPYSDEQLSFLMKHARNEFSRWDAAQALLTNYVKLNVVRQQKSLPLELPMHVIDAFRAVLLDKDIDPALAALILTLPSENEMAELFTVVDPKAIHDVIRAMTKALANEMVDEFSAVYHSLHTGEYRIEHKDIAKRDLRNTCLYYLAFIDTKELADKLVAAQYYHADNMTDSIAALSAAVSAELPCSYQLMDEFDQRWHQDGLVMDKWFRLQATNPAFDALDKVRNLMKHRSFSLSNPNRVYSLLRVFFSKNAVAFHAEDGSGYQFLVEVLTELNSLNPQVASHLIDPLIRLKRYDEKRQTLMRAALEQLKELENLSGDLFEKITKALES, from the coding sequence ATGACACAACAGCGACTCGTTAAGCACCGTCTGGATTATCAAGCACCAGATTACACAATTACCAATATTGATCTCGATTTTGAGTTGGATGCTGAAAAAACAACGGTGACGGCAATCAGTCAGGTAAAACGTCAGGTTAATGATATTACCCCATTGATTTTGGATGGAGAAAATCTCACGTTAAAAGGCATCTATATCGATGATAAAGCGTGGGAGCATTATCAGGAACAGGATGGAAAATTGTTGATTGAGCAACTTCCAGCCCAGTTTACCTTGAAAATTGTAAATGAAATTCACCCGACAGCTAATACAGCTCTTGAAGGACTGTATATGTCTGGCGATGCCTTGTGTACTCAGTGTGAGGCAGAGGGATTCCGTCATATCACTTATTATTTGGATCGTCCAGATGTTCTGGCTTGTTTTACTACTCGCATTACGGCGGATAAGTCCAAATACCCATTCCTGCTTTCCAATGGTAACCGTATTGAACAAGGAGAGCTGGAAGATGGGCGCCATTGGGTAAAATGGCAAGACCCGTTCCCCAAACCTGCTTACTTGTTCGCATTGGTTGCAGGGGATTTTGATGTTCTGCGTGATACGTTTGTGACCCGCAGTGGCCGTGAGGTTGCACTGGAATTATTTGTTGATAGAGGCAACTTGGATCGCGCTGACTGGGCTATGACATCGTTGAAAAATTCAATGAAATGGGATGAAACCCGTTTTGGTTTGGAATATGACCTTGATATTTATATGATTGTCGCCGTTGATTTCTTCAATATGGGAGCGATGGAGAACAAGGGATTGAATATCTTCAATTCCAAATATGTTCTGGCAAAAACAGAAACAGCGACTGATGAAGATTATCTTGCCATTGAAGCTGTGATAGGACATGAATATTTCCATAACTGGACAGGAAACCGCATTACATGTCGTGACTGGTTCCAGTTAAGCCTGAAAGAGGGGCTGACAGTATTTCGTGATCAGGAGTTCAGTTCTGATCTAGGTTCCCGTTCGGTTAACCGTATTAAAAATGTGCGTGTTATGCGTTCTGCACAATTTGCCGAAGATGCTGGCCCTATGGCTCATCCTATCCGTCCTGATCAGGTGATGGAAATGAATAACTTCTATACGTTGACCGTCTATGAAAAAGGCGCGGAAGTGATTCGGATGATCCACACCTTATTAGGTGAAGAACAATTTCAGGCAGGTATGCAGCTTTATATCCACCGTCATGATGGTAGCGCGGCGACCTGTGATGATTTTGTTCAGGCGATGGAAGATGCTTCAAACGTCGATTTGACCCTCTTCCGCCGCTGGTATAGCCAATCAGGGACACCAGTCCTGACTGTTCGTGATGAATACGATGCAGAAAAACAACAATATATTTTGCATGTCAGTCAAATGACATCATCAACGGCCGATCAGAAAGAGAAACAACCGTTGCACATTCCTTTGGATATTGAACTTTATGATGCACAAGGAAGGGTGATTCCGCTGCGTCGTCATGGCCAGCCTGTGCATCATGTTTTAAATGTTATAAATGCGGAACAATCATTTGTCTTTGATGAGGTTCCATCACAACCTGTTCCTTCTTTACTGCGTGAATTTTCTGCACCAGTGAAACTGGATTATCCTTACAGTGATGAGCAGCTTTCATTCTTAATGAAACATGCGCGTAATGAGTTCTCCCGCTGGGATGCGGCGCAGGCATTGCTAACCAACTATGTGAAGCTGAATGTTGTCCGTCAGCAAAAATCTCTGCCACTGGAATTGCCAATGCATGTCATTGATGCTTTCCGGGCTGTATTGTTGGATAAAGATATTGATCCGGCTCTGGCTGCATTGATCTTGACCTTGCCGTCTGAAAATGAAATGGCAGAACTGTTTACGGTGGTAGATCCGAAAGCTATCCATGATGTCATTCGTGCCATGACAAAGGCACTGGCTAATGAAATGGTGGATGAGTTTTCCGCGGTTTATCACAGTCTTCATACAGGTGAATACCGTATAGAGCATAAGGATATTGCAAAACGTGACTTGCGTAATACTTGCCTCTACTATTTGGCCTTTATTGATACCAAAGAGTTGGCAGATAAGCTAGTGGCGGCACAATATTACCACGCTGATAACATGACTGACAGTATCGCTGCTTTATCTGCGGCTGTATCTGCTGAATTGCCTTGCAGTTATCAGTTAATGGATGAATTTGATCAGCGCTGGCATCAGGATGGTTTGGTTATGGATAAATGGTTCAGGCTGCAAGCAACCAATCCAGCCTTCGATGCACTTGATAAAGTTCGTAACTTGATGAAACATCGCTCTTTCAGCTTGAGTAATCCAAACCGTGTTTATTCACTGTTGAGAGTGTTCTTTAGTAAAAATGCTGTGGCCTTCCATGCCGAAGATGGCAGTGGTTATCAATTTTTGGTAGAAGTACTAACCGAACTGAATAGCTTAAATCCGCAAGTGGCATCACATTTGATTGATCCATTGATTCGTCTGAAACGTTATGACGAGAAACGTCAGACTTTGATGCGAGCAGCACTTGAACAGTTAAAAGAATTAGAGAACTTATCTGGTGATCTGTTTGAAAAGATTACCAAAGCACTTGAAAGTTAA